A single window of Rhipicephalus microplus isolate Deutch F79 chromosome 5, USDA_Rmic, whole genome shotgun sequence DNA harbors:
- the LOC142817702 gene encoding uncharacterized protein LOC142817702 isoform X2, giving the protein MASLVFINAIRSSPAVICRHRHPSLHAGDNHAGYGPPLHAEPYACHACVLGPMAIRRGHLEATGTTPPRAQLETTDCVKVYEVIYGRRLQCSCMCRQVQQSSHRQCFSCCRPWFFAAVRCSSGGWAVVFRHERAFHD; this is encoded by the exons ATGGCTAGCTTGGTCTTTATAAACGCGATACGCAGCAGCCCAGCAGTCATATGTCGTCACCGCCACCCTTCGCTACATGCCGGAGATAACCACGCTGGATATGGACCGCCACTTCACGCCGAACCGTACGCTTGCCATGCGTGCGTGCTGGGACCTATGGCCATTCGTCGGGGACACCTGGAAGCTACCGGCACCACGCCACCGAGGGCTCAGCTAGAAACAACGGACTGCGTCAAA GTCTACGAGGTCATCTATGGACGCCGCCTCCAGTGTTCGTGCATGTGCCGCCAGGTGCAGCAGTCTTCCCACCGTCAGTGCTTCTCCTGCTGCCGACCGTGGTTCTTTGCGGCCGTCCGGTGCTCCTCGGGCGGATGGGCAGTCGTGTTCCGCCACGAACGGGCTTTCCACGATTGA
- the LOC142817702 gene encoding uncharacterized protein LOC142817702 isoform X1 — MASLVFINAIRSSPAVICRHRHPSLHAGDNHAGYGPPLHAEPYACHACVLGPMAIRRGHLEATGTTPPRAQLETTDCVKLLVFTALLRFFSRVVNVVPAAPFRFRETARCIQRLAADIPFYKFVHLATFVLTRIAHTRIVPLT, encoded by the exons ATGGCTAGCTTGGTCTTTATAAACGCGATACGCAGCAGCCCAGCAGTCATATGTCGTCACCGCCACCCTTCGCTACATGCCGGAGATAACCACGCTGGATATGGACCGCCACTTCACGCCGAACCGTACGCTTGCCATGCGTGCGTGCTGGGACCTATGGCCATTCGTCGGGGACACCTGGAAGCTACCGGCACCACGCCACCGAGGGCTCAGCTAGAAACAACGGACTGCGTCAAA CTTCTGGTCTTCACCGCGTTGCTACGCTTTTTTTCGCGTGTCGTCAACGTAGTACCCGCCGCGCCCTTCAGGTTCCGCGAAACCGCCCGCTGCATTCAGAG GCTTGCCGCCGATATACCTTTCTACAAGTTTGTGCACCTCGCTACCTTCGTATTGACCCGCATTGCTCACACACGCATTGTGCCACTTACCTGA